One Corynebacterium tuberculostearicum DNA window includes the following coding sequences:
- a CDS encoding bifunctional 3,4-dihydroxy-2-butanone-4-phosphate synthase/GTP cyclohydrolase II, translating into MSASDNSIRLDSIDQAIADIAAGKPVVVIDDEDRENEGDLIFAAELATPELVAFMVRYSSGYICAPLLPDDCNRLNLPPMLAVNQDVRGTAYTVTVDAATGSTGISATSRAETIRRLADPNTTPGEFTRPGHVVPLCARPGGVLERDGHTEASIDLARLAGLRPAGVLCEIVSEDDPTDMARSPELRRFADTHGLSMISIAQLIEWRRHHETQVARQVTTELPTEFGHFTAIGYRHEVDGQEHVALVAGDPAQLRGARDVMVRVHSECLTGDAFGSRRCDCGPQLHESMRLISQEGRGVVIYLRGQEGRGIGLLHKLEAYRLQDSGMDTVDANLEQGLPEDAREYSVAGQILRDLGIESANLLTNNPHKGEGLSGFGVDASHHTPLATPAHADNIEYLRTKRDRMGHDLPQVAQWDAEHK; encoded by the coding sequence ATGAGCGCGAGTGATAATTCCATCCGTCTAGATTCCATCGACCAGGCCATCGCGGATATCGCCGCTGGTAAGCCGGTTGTTGTCATCGATGATGAGGATCGCGAAAATGAAGGCGATCTGATTTTCGCCGCGGAGCTAGCCACCCCCGAACTCGTGGCCTTCATGGTGCGCTATTCCTCTGGATATATCTGCGCACCCTTGCTGCCAGACGATTGCAACCGCCTGAACCTACCGCCGATGCTGGCGGTCAACCAGGATGTGCGCGGCACCGCCTACACGGTGACCGTGGATGCAGCAACGGGCAGTACCGGTATTTCTGCGACTTCGCGCGCAGAAACCATCCGCCGCCTGGCAGATCCAAACACCACGCCCGGCGAATTCACCCGGCCAGGTCACGTGGTGCCGCTGTGCGCTCGGCCGGGCGGCGTTCTGGAGCGGGACGGCCATACTGAGGCCTCCATTGATCTGGCCCGATTGGCGGGCCTGCGCCCAGCCGGTGTGCTGTGCGAGATCGTCTCCGAGGATGACCCCACGGATATGGCGCGCTCGCCAGAGTTGCGTCGCTTTGCCGATACGCATGGGCTCTCCATGATCTCTATCGCGCAGCTCATCGAGTGGCGCCGCCATCATGAAACGCAGGTCGCCCGCCAGGTAACCACTGAGCTGCCCACCGAATTCGGTCACTTCACCGCCATCGGTTACCGCCATGAGGTAGACGGACAGGAACACGTTGCATTGGTCGCAGGGGATCCCGCCCAACTGCGCGGCGCGCGCGACGTCATGGTGCGTGTCCATTCAGAATGCCTAACCGGTGATGCCTTTGGCTCACGGCGCTGCGATTGCGGGCCCCAACTGCATGAATCCATGCGCCTTATCAGCCAGGAAGGCCGCGGCGTGGTCATCTACCTGCGCGGTCAGGAAGGACGCGGCATCGGGCTTTTGCATAAGTTGGAGGCGTACCGCCTGCAGGATTCGGGCATGGATACCGTCGATGCCAACCTGGAGCAGGGCCTGCCCGAGGACGCCCGCGAGTACTCCGTGGCCGGGCAGATCCTTCGCGATCTCGGCATAGAATCCGCGAACCTTTTAACCAATAATCCGCATAAGGGCGAAGGGCTGAGCGGATTTGGCGTGGATGCCAGCCACCACACGCCGCTGGCCACCCCAGCCCACGCGGATAATATTGAATACTTGCGTACTAAGCGCGACCGCATGGGCCACGATCTTCCGCAGGTTGCCCAGTGGGACGCTGAACATAAGTAA
- the ribH gene encoding 6,7-dimethyl-8-ribityllumazine synthase, which translates to MSKEGLPDIAQVDGSGLRVAVVTATWNAEICDQLHAQAVQTATDNGAEVAEYRVVGALELGVVVQAAARSYDAVVALGCVIRGGTPHFDYVCDSVTQALTRISLDESTPVANGVLTVNDQQQAIDRAGFADSVENKGAEAMIAALDTALQLRTLNAAQK; encoded by the coding sequence ATGAGTAAAGAAGGCCTGCCTGATATTGCCCAGGTAGATGGCAGTGGACTGCGAGTTGCTGTGGTTACTGCTACGTGGAACGCAGAAATCTGCGACCAGCTCCATGCCCAGGCGGTGCAGACCGCTACCGATAATGGTGCCGAGGTTGCCGAATACCGAGTGGTAGGTGCCCTGGAACTTGGCGTTGTGGTCCAAGCCGCAGCCCGCTCCTACGATGCCGTGGTGGCCCTAGGTTGCGTTATCCGTGGCGGCACCCCGCACTTTGACTACGTATGCGATTCCGTCACCCAGGCGCTGACCCGTATCTCCCTCGATGAATCTACCCCGGTAGCTAACGGCGTGCTGACCGTCAACGACCAGCAGCAAGCCATCGACCGCGCCGGTTTTGCAGATTCGGTAGAAAACAAGGGTGCCGAAGCTATGATTGCGGCTTTAGATACCGCGCTGCAGTTGCGTACACTAAACGCAGCACAGAAGTAA
- a CDS encoding PH domain-containing protein: MNEAQAPKNPQHSHQLSDAEVLAYTSADPFAQTTSKPWEFTATSPFLRKVAIAWVILVMAIHIFMGITLDVSFTGAHVTTIDKFAFPGVGVLISVLSWIALNRPRLRANEDGVEVRNIVGTRFYPWQVVYGLSFPVGQRMARLELPEFEFVPVWALQSGDKDTVIDNVRRFRDVEAKYMPQD, encoded by the coding sequence ATGAACGAGGCGCAGGCCCCAAAGAACCCGCAGCACAGCCACCAGCTTAGCGACGCCGAAGTATTGGCCTATACCAGTGCCGATCCCTTCGCCCAGACCACGTCTAAGCCATGGGAGTTTACGGCCACCTCGCCTTTCTTGCGCAAGGTCGCTATCGCCTGGGTGATCCTCGTTATGGCCATCCATATCTTCATGGGAATCACCTTGGATGTGTCTTTTACCGGTGCGCACGTGACTACCATCGACAAATTCGCCTTCCCTGGCGTAGGTGTTCTCATTTCCGTCTTGTCCTGGATCGCTCTTAACCGTCCACGCCTGCGCGCCAATGAGGATGGGGTAGAGGTCCGCAATATCGTGGGCACGCGCTTTTATCCGTGGCAGGTGGTCTACGGGCTTTCCTTCCCCGTAGGCCAACGTATGGCACGCCTTGAGCTGCCCGAGTTCGAGTTCGTCCCCGTCTGGGCGTTGCAGTCCGGCGATAAGGACACCGTCATCGACAACGTCCGCCGCTTCCGTGACGTGGAAGCTAAGTACATGCCCCAGGATTAA
- the uvrC gene encoding excinuclease ABC subunit UvrC yields the protein MADPTTYRPAPGTIPTDPGVYKFRDENRRVIYVGKAKNLRARLSNYFQDITQLHPRTRQMVLTANSVEWTVVASEVEALQLEYTWIKRFDPHFNVMYRDDKTYPMLAVSVGETVPRAFFYRGPRRKGVRYFGPYSHAWAVRESLDLLTRVFPMRTCSKGVYNRHERLGRPCLLGYIGKCDAPCIGRVSKEDHRETVNDLVSFMNGNTGSVRRKLTQDMEQAAENLEFERAARLRDDLGAIDKIMEQQAVVFTDGTDADLIAFNSDELEAAVQIFHVRDGRIRGQRGWVVERAGDQASSEPLEEGKPDPALPALVQNFLIQFYSDAVEREKQEAREDAALAVDVKRRGVDQESHMKSRRVQVIPRQILVQALPDEPEQVVALLEELRGAQVDLRVPQRGDKKQLMATVEKNAKEQLRQHKLKRVGDLTARSAALQDIQEALGMEQAPLRIECTDISHIQGTDVVASLVVFEDGLPKKSDYRRYRIKEAAGDGRSDDVGSIAEITRRRFKRHKQDKLAHPDEEVEESSFAEEKVAEESAEAGRRFAYPPQLFIVDGGAPQVAAAQEVFDELGIVDVTLVGLAKRLEEIWVPGDDEPVILPRNSQALFFLQQIRDEAHRFAITYHRQQRSKRMRSSVLDSVPGLGPQRRTDLVKHFGSVKKLKAATVDEICEVNGFGPKLAQTVYESLHDSAGN from the coding sequence TTGGCTGACCCCACTACCTACCGCCCGGCTCCAGGAACCATCCCCACCGACCCGGGCGTCTATAAGTTCCGCGATGAAAACCGCCGCGTTATCTACGTGGGTAAAGCCAAGAACCTGCGCGCTCGGCTGTCCAACTATTTTCAGGACATCACGCAACTGCACCCACGCACGCGCCAAATGGTCCTCACCGCCAACTCGGTGGAGTGGACGGTAGTTGCCAGCGAGGTGGAAGCCTTGCAGTTGGAGTACACGTGGATCAAGCGCTTTGATCCACACTTCAACGTCATGTACCGCGACGATAAGACCTATCCTATGCTCGCGGTTTCGGTCGGAGAGACGGTCCCGCGCGCCTTCTTCTACCGTGGCCCGCGGCGCAAGGGCGTACGCTATTTCGGCCCCTATTCCCATGCTTGGGCCGTGCGCGAAAGCTTGGATTTGCTTACCCGCGTCTTTCCCATGCGTACCTGCTCCAAGGGAGTGTATAACCGGCATGAGCGGCTAGGGCGTCCGTGCCTTTTGGGATACATCGGCAAGTGCGATGCACCCTGCATTGGCCGAGTAAGCAAGGAAGACCACCGCGAGACGGTCAACGATCTCGTGTCCTTCATGAATGGCAACACCGGTTCAGTACGCCGCAAACTCACCCAGGATATGGAGCAGGCCGCCGAGAACCTAGAATTCGAGCGCGCGGCGCGCCTGCGTGATGATTTGGGCGCTATTGACAAAATTATGGAACAGCAGGCCGTGGTCTTCACAGACGGCACGGATGCTGATCTCATTGCTTTTAACTCCGATGAACTTGAGGCAGCGGTACAGATTTTCCACGTTCGCGATGGGCGCATTCGCGGTCAGCGCGGCTGGGTAGTCGAACGCGCCGGCGATCAGGCGAGTTCAGAGCCCTTGGAAGAAGGAAAACCTGATCCCGCGCTGCCCGCGTTGGTACAAAACTTCCTCATCCAGTTCTATTCCGATGCAGTAGAGCGCGAGAAACAAGAGGCGCGCGAAGATGCTGCGCTCGCCGTGGACGTGAAGCGGCGCGGGGTGGACCAAGAATCGCACATGAAATCCCGCCGCGTACAGGTTATTCCACGCCAGATTTTGGTTCAGGCCCTGCCGGATGAACCGGAGCAGGTCGTTGCGTTGTTGGAGGAGCTGCGCGGTGCCCAGGTGGACCTGCGTGTTCCCCAGCGCGGCGATAAGAAGCAGCTTATGGCGACGGTGGAGAAAAACGCCAAGGAGCAATTGCGCCAGCATAAACTCAAGCGGGTAGGAGACCTCACCGCACGCTCGGCGGCCTTGCAGGATATTCAAGAAGCCCTAGGCATGGAGCAAGCCCCATTGCGCATCGAATGTACTGATATCTCGCACATTCAAGGCACAGATGTGGTTGCTTCTCTAGTGGTCTTTGAAGATGGTTTGCCCAAGAAGTCGGACTATAGGCGCTACCGCATCAAGGAGGCGGCAGGCGATGGCCGCTCGGATGACGTCGGTTCCATCGCAGAGATCACGCGCCGTAGGTTTAAGCGCCACAAGCAAGATAAGCTGGCCCATCCGGATGAGGAAGTAGAAGAGTCTTCCTTTGCAGAGGAGAAGGTGGCGGAAGAATCCGCCGAAGCGGGTCGCCGCTTTGCGTATCCACCGCAGCTTTTTATCGTAGATGGCGGTGCGCCCCAGGTGGCCGCGGCTCAAGAGGTATTTGATGAGTTAGGAATTGTGGATGTAACCCTGGTGGGCCTGGCCAAGCGCCTCGAGGAAATTTGGGTTCCCGGCGATGATGAGCCGGTGATTTTGCCGCGTAACTCGCAAGCGCTCTTCTTCCTGCAGCAAATTCGTGATGAAGCCCACCGCTTCGCTATTACTTACCATCGGCAGCAGCGCTCAAAGCGGATGCGTTCCTCGGTACTCGATTCCGTGCCGGGATTAGGACCGCAACGGCGCACCGATCTGGTCAAGCATTTCGGTTCGGTGAAAAAGCTCAAAGCCGCCACTGTGGATGAGATCTGTGAGGTCAACGGTTTTGGTCCAAAACTGGCCCAGACCGTGTACGAGAGTTTGCATGATTCTGCGGGCAATTAA
- the rapZ gene encoding RNase adapter RapZ, whose product MKSMTHFETPPILITGMSGGGLSSAAKVFEDKGYYVAHNIPPRAIVDLLKLCNQEETPVGKVAAVTDVRSRMFPGSLLEIMDELTELNMKPTVLFLDARDDVLIRRFDSVRRTHPLQEGDTLKVGIQRERRAVADVRSHADIIIDTTSLSIHDLRRAIEAAFGEMQNEKQHVTVESFGFKNGSPRDADLVVDVRFLPNPYWVPELRGYRGTDEPVAHYVLSQPAAQEFVDNFLQMFSTMLDGYRHEGKNFITLGVGCTGGHHRSVAVAEAIAARLRDNDTLDVSTLHRDIARG is encoded by the coding sequence CTGAAGAGCATGACGCATTTCGAAACTCCACCCATTTTGATAACCGGCATGTCCGGCGGCGGGTTGAGTTCCGCTGCCAAAGTGTTTGAGGACAAGGGCTACTACGTGGCCCACAATATTCCGCCTCGCGCCATTGTGGACCTGCTCAAGCTGTGCAACCAAGAGGAAACTCCGGTGGGCAAGGTAGCAGCCGTAACGGATGTGCGCTCGCGCATGTTCCCAGGGTCTCTGTTGGAGATTATGGATGAGCTTACGGAACTAAATATGAAGCCCACCGTGCTCTTCTTGGATGCCCGCGATGATGTACTCATCCGCCGATTCGATTCGGTGCGGCGCACCCACCCCTTGCAGGAGGGGGACACGCTTAAAGTAGGAATCCAACGCGAGCGCCGGGCAGTGGCAGATGTGCGTTCCCATGCGGATATCATTATCGATACGACGAGCCTATCCATTCATGATCTTCGCCGTGCCATAGAGGCCGCCTTTGGTGAGATGCAAAATGAAAAGCAGCATGTCACCGTCGAATCCTTTGGATTTAAGAATGGCTCGCCCCGCGATGCTGACTTAGTAGTAGACGTGCGGTTCCTGCCCAACCCCTATTGGGTTCCGGAACTGCGCGGATACCGCGGTACGGATGAACCGGTTGCCCACTATGTGCTCTCGCAGCCAGCGGCGCAGGAGTTCGTGGACAATTTCTTGCAGATGTTTTCCACCATGCTGGATGGCTACCGCCATGAGGGCAAGAACTTCATCACGCTTGGAGTCGGCTGCACGGGAGGTCACCACCGGTCCGTTGCCGTCGCAGAGGCTATTGCGGCGCGCCTGCGGGACAATGACACATTAGACGTAAGCACCTTGCATAGGGATATCGCTCGAGGCTAG
- a CDS encoding gluconeogenesis factor YvcK family protein, producing MTNPSHMVCLGGGHGLYQTLLSARFSEAVDISAIVTVADDGGSSGRLRRELEIIPPGDLRMALAALANSDPVGDLWARTLQHRFGGNGAMAGHAVGNLMIAGLTDVLGDYQAALDTIAELTNSQGRVFPVVNQALEIEADVAGLDDDPRVMRQVRGQVAVASTPGQVRRVRIVPERPSANPDALDAIQRADLITIGPGSWFSSVLPHTLVPQVVDAISASDALRVVVLNLSAEPGETNGFSAERHLHVLAQHAPDLRIDRILVDEAALPTDSERVYIQRAAQSLGARATFADVSQVDADGRSINKHDPEKLSAALLDLYSDYRSTRDQNRR from the coding sequence ATGACCAATCCTTCACACATGGTCTGCCTTGGCGGCGGCCATGGACTTTATCAAACCCTTCTGTCCGCACGCTTTAGCGAGGCGGTCGATATTTCTGCCATTGTTACCGTCGCGGATGATGGCGGCTCCTCTGGCCGTTTGCGCCGCGAGCTGGAAATCATTCCACCGGGTGACTTGCGCATGGCGCTGGCTGCCTTGGCCAATAGTGACCCAGTGGGGGACTTGTGGGCGCGTACCTTGCAGCACCGTTTTGGTGGCAATGGCGCTATGGCAGGGCATGCGGTGGGCAATCTGATGATTGCTGGATTGACGGATGTGCTCGGCGATTATCAAGCTGCCCTGGATACCATCGCAGAACTTACTAATTCCCAGGGGCGAGTCTTCCCAGTGGTCAACCAGGCGCTAGAGATTGAGGCGGACGTAGCCGGGCTTGACGACGACCCCCGTGTCATGCGCCAGGTCCGCGGCCAGGTTGCAGTCGCTTCCACGCCGGGCCAGGTGCGGCGCGTGCGCATCGTGCCCGAACGGCCCAGCGCGAATCCGGATGCCCTCGATGCCATACAGCGCGCGGACCTTATTACTATCGGACCAGGCTCGTGGTTTAGCTCGGTATTGCCGCATACTCTCGTGCCACAGGTGGTGGACGCGATTTCTGCTTCCGATGCGCTGCGCGTCGTTGTTTTGAACCTTTCGGCCGAGCCCGGTGAGACTAATGGCTTTTCCGCCGAGCGTCACTTGCATGTGCTCGCTCAACACGCCCCTGATCTGCGGATTGACCGCATTTTGGTGGATGAGGCGGCTTTGCCCACCGATAGTGAGCGCGTCTATATTCAGCGCGCCGCGCAATCCCTAGGTGCCCGCGCTACCTTTGCGGATGTGAGCCAAGTTGATGCCGATGGCCGTAGCATCAATAAACACGATCCGGAAAAGCTGTCTGCGGCGCTCTTGGACCTATATTCAGACTATCGCAGCACTCGCGATCAGAACCGGCGCTAA
- the whiA gene encoding DNA-binding protein WhiA: MTTPLTDQVKEELTAVVVPRQSARAAELAAMLRFAGELDFSGDSMSYELELESHAIARRVMTALDDLYGISAESHVAGPAGTTKKTRVTVRISTGAKELTRRLGLITRSGHAVVGLPPQVISGTVADSEAAWRGAFLAHGSLTEPGRSSALEVTCPCQEAALALVGCARRLGISAKTKETRGEDRVVVRDGDAIGALLTRMGAQETRLSWEKKRVKREAHDTSRRLDNFDDANLRRSARAAVTAAARVDRAMEILGDDVPEHLADAGRLRVQHREASLEELGRLAEPPMTKDAVAGRIRRLLSMADKRAEELDIPDTNQAITDDLFNES, encoded by the coding sequence GTGACCACACCATTGACCGACCAGGTCAAAGAAGAATTGACGGCTGTCGTCGTGCCACGCCAGTCCGCTCGCGCTGCCGAACTGGCGGCGATGTTGCGATTCGCCGGCGAGCTAGATTTTTCCGGTGACAGCATGTCCTATGAGTTAGAGCTAGAAAGCCACGCCATTGCGCGGCGCGTCATGACCGCACTCGATGACCTCTATGGGATATCCGCCGAGAGCCACGTTGCGGGCCCAGCAGGAACCACCAAGAAGACTCGCGTAACGGTCCGCATTTCCACCGGTGCGAAGGAGTTGACCCGTCGGCTGGGCCTTATCACCCGCTCCGGCCATGCAGTCGTGGGTCTGCCGCCGCAGGTCATCTCCGGCACCGTGGCCGATAGCGAAGCAGCATGGCGCGGAGCCTTCCTTGCCCATGGCAGCCTCACGGAGCCAGGCCGCTCTTCCGCGCTGGAAGTCACCTGCCCGTGCCAAGAAGCAGCATTGGCATTGGTAGGCTGCGCCCGCCGCCTTGGTATCTCAGCGAAGACCAAGGAGACCCGCGGCGAAGATCGCGTCGTTGTACGCGATGGCGATGCGATTGGGGCGCTTCTTACCCGGATGGGTGCTCAGGAGACTCGCCTTAGCTGGGAAAAGAAGCGCGTTAAGCGGGAGGCGCACGATACCTCGCGGCGCCTGGACAATTTTGATGACGCCAACCTTCGGCGCTCTGCTCGCGCTGCGGTTACCGCGGCAGCGCGCGTTGACCGCGCCATGGAGATCCTAGGCGATGATGTTCCTGAGCACTTGGCAGATGCAGGCCGCCTGCGTGTTCAGCACCGCGAGGCTTCGCTCGAAGAGCTGGGCCGCTTGGCCGAGCCTCCTATGACCAAGGACGCGGTAGCAGGGCGTATTCGCCGCTTGCTGTCGATGGCCGATAAACGGGCCGAAGAGCTTGATATCCCCGATACCAATCAAGCGATTACAGATGACCTTTTCAACGAATCCTGA
- a CDS encoding L-lactate permease — MFEINTSAVGDSLGLTALVAILPLIAFFIMLLGVKARAHTSGAVALAVSLIIAIAGFSMPVDMALSSAVRGGLFGLLPIVWVIITAIWFYEITVASGRFEDLRKTFDLLGDGDIRIQAILIAFCFGGLLEALAGFGAPVAITATMIMALGVKPLRAATVVLIANTAPVAFGAVGIPVTTAGEVAGRSAEQTHDIAALISLQVLLIAAIVPFLIAFILDGFRGVKETAPAAAVIGISFALAQWLAATFFAYQLTNVIACIVSLGCAFAFLRVWKPKGVKELRERLELPAAESTTDLNGRRIWMALLPYAVVTVVFAVATAVPAIFGFLKLHFAWPLLDDAIVDADGNLMDTSFSFNVFGNPGTLLLLSGIIVAVVYHFFNENGRYSLSFGQPVSAFGDVVSRMKFSALTIILVLALAYTMNYSGQTIAIGEFVSSAGGIFALFAPVLGWIGTAVTGSDTSANALFANLQVAAAERISVNPDLMLAANTAGGVVGKMISPQSLAIAATAVNMEGKESVILKNVVGYSVAFLAFVCVIVFLMTNVLGFLVP; from the coding sequence TTGTTCGAAATAAATACCTCTGCTGTGGGTGACAGCCTCGGGCTTACCGCCCTGGTGGCGATTCTCCCGCTCATTGCATTCTTTATCATGCTGCTAGGCGTAAAGGCACGCGCGCATACTTCTGGCGCCGTTGCCCTGGCAGTATCCCTCATTATTGCCATCGCCGGCTTCTCCATGCCGGTAGATATGGCTTTGTCCTCCGCCGTACGCGGCGGGCTATTCGGTCTCCTGCCCATTGTCTGGGTCATCATTACCGCAATCTGGTTCTATGAAATCACCGTAGCCTCCGGGCGCTTCGAGGATCTGCGCAAGACCTTCGACCTCCTGGGTGATGGCGATATTCGCATTCAGGCTATCCTCATCGCCTTCTGTTTTGGCGGTTTGTTGGAGGCCCTCGCTGGCTTCGGCGCCCCCGTGGCCATTACCGCAACCATGATCATGGCCCTTGGCGTGAAGCCACTGCGCGCGGCAACAGTAGTTCTGATTGCTAATACCGCTCCGGTTGCTTTTGGCGCGGTTGGCATCCCGGTAACCACTGCGGGCGAGGTAGCCGGTCGCAGCGCCGAGCAAACCCACGACATTGCAGCACTTATCTCCTTGCAGGTGCTGCTCATCGCCGCCATCGTGCCATTCCTCATCGCCTTCATCTTGGACGGCTTCCGCGGTGTCAAGGAAACTGCCCCGGCCGCTGCCGTGATTGGCATTTCCTTCGCGTTGGCTCAGTGGTTGGCCGCGACTTTCTTTGCCTACCAGCTCACCAACGTCATCGCCTGCATCGTCTCGTTGGGCTGTGCTTTCGCCTTCCTCCGGGTATGGAAGCCAAAGGGCGTCAAGGAGTTGCGCGAGCGTCTCGAGCTGCCTGCCGCCGAGTCCACCACTGACCTCAACGGACGCCGTATCTGGATGGCGCTGCTTCCTTACGCCGTAGTGACCGTTGTCTTTGCCGTGGCAACCGCCGTCCCCGCTATCTTCGGATTCCTCAAGCTCCACTTTGCCTGGCCTTTGCTTGATGACGCGATTGTCGACGCCGACGGCAACCTCATGGATACCAGCTTCAGCTTCAATGTCTTTGGCAACCCAGGTACGCTCCTGCTGCTCTCGGGCATTATCGTTGCGGTTGTCTACCACTTCTTCAACGAAAATGGCCGCTACAGCCTAAGCTTTGGGCAACCGGTAAGCGCCTTTGGGGACGTCGTCAGCCGCATGAAGTTCTCGGCCCTTACCATCATCTTGGTGCTGGCTTTGGCCTATACGATGAACTACTCCGGCCAGACTATTGCTATTGGTGAGTTCGTCTCTTCTGCCGGCGGCATCTTTGCGCTCTTCGCCCCAGTCCTGGGCTGGATTGGTACCGCGGTTACTGGCTCCGATACGTCTGCTAATGCCCTCTTTGCCAACCTGCAGGTAGCAGCGGCAGAGCGAATCAGCGTAAACCCTGACCTCATGCTCGCGGCCAATACCGCAGGTGGCGTTGTGGGCAAGATGATCTCCCCGCAGTCCCTGGCTATTGCGGCTACCGCCGTCAATATGGAGGGCAAGGAATCTGTCATCCTGAAGAACGTAGTGGGCTACTCCGTGGCTTTCCTAGCCTTTGTATGCGTCATCGTGTTCTTGATGACAAACGTCCTAGGATTCCTCGTGCCCTAG
- the gap gene encoding type I glyceraldehyde-3-phosphate dehydrogenase produces MTIRVGINGFGRIGRNFFRAVAQGDNDLEVVAVNDLTDNGTLANLLKYDSVLGRFDGEITHDDESITVNGHRIVVTAEKDPKQLKWGEYNVDLVIESTGRFTNGNDAKAHLEAGAKKVIISAPGKEVDATFVYGVNSDTYDPANHNVISAASCTTNCLAPMAKVLNDKFGIEKGLMTTVHAYTGDQRIQDAPHKDPRRARAAAVNMVPTSTGAAKAVSLVLPELDGKLDGYAMRVPVITGSATDLTFTASRDVTAEEINAALKEAAEGDLKDTLAYTEDPLVSTDIVTSPHGCIFDSGMTKVSNGNLVKVLGWYDNEWGYTSQLVRLTNLVADKL; encoded by the coding sequence GTGACTATCCGCGTAGGTATCAATGGCTTTGGCCGCATCGGCCGTAACTTTTTCCGTGCAGTCGCTCAGGGTGACAACGACCTCGAAGTTGTTGCAGTAAACGACCTGACCGACAACGGTACGCTGGCTAACCTGCTGAAGTACGACTCCGTACTGGGCCGCTTTGATGGCGAAATCACTCACGACGATGAGTCCATTACGGTTAACGGTCACCGCATCGTGGTAACCGCTGAGAAGGACCCGAAGCAGCTGAAGTGGGGCGAGTACAATGTAGACCTCGTCATCGAGTCCACCGGCCGCTTCACCAACGGCAACGACGCCAAGGCTCACCTCGAAGCTGGCGCCAAGAAGGTCATCATCTCCGCTCCGGGCAAGGAAGTAGACGCAACCTTCGTCTATGGCGTCAACTCTGACACCTACGATCCCGCAAACCACAACGTCATCTCCGCAGCATCCTGCACCACCAACTGCTTGGCACCGATGGCAAAGGTTCTCAATGACAAGTTCGGCATTGAAAAGGGCCTGATGACCACCGTTCACGCTTACACCGGTGACCAGCGCATTCAGGACGCTCCGCACAAGGATCCGCGCCGCGCCCGCGCCGCTGCAGTAAACATGGTGCCTACCTCCACTGGTGCTGCTAAGGCCGTATCCCTGGTTCTGCCTGAGCTGGACGGCAAGCTGGATGGTTACGCAATGCGCGTTCCGGTTATCACCGGCTCCGCTACCGACCTGACCTTCACCGCTTCCCGCGACGTAACCGCCGAGGAAATCAACGCTGCCCTGAAGGAAGCCGCTGAGGGCGACCTCAAGGACACCCTCGCATACACCGAGGATCCGCTGGTTTCCACCGACATTGTAACCTCCCCGCACGGCTGCATCTTCGACTCCGGCATGACCAAGGTCTCCAACGGCAACCTGGTCAAGGTTCTGGGCTGGTACGACAACGAGTGGGGCTACACCTCCCAGCTCGTTCGCCTGACCAACCTGGTGGCAGACAAGCTCTAA